The nucleotide sequence ACGGCGCGGCGACCTTGTTCTTGACGACCTTGATGCGGGTTCGGCTGCCGATCGCGTCGGTGCCCTGCTTGAGGGTCTCGATACGGCGGACGTCGAGGCGCACCGACGAGTAGAACTTCAGCGCCCGGCCACCGGTGGTGACCTCGGGCGAGCCGTAGACGACGCCGACCTTCTCGCGCAGCTGGTTGATGAAGATCGCCGTCGTGCCCGAGTTGCTCAGCGCACCGGTGATCTTCCGCAGCGCCTGGCTCATCAGGCGGGCCTGCAGACCCACGTGGCTGTCACCCATCTCGCCCTCGATCTCGGCACGGGGCACGAGGGCCGCGACGGAGTCGATGACGATGATGTCGAGCGCGCCGGAGCGGATCAGCATGTCCGCGATCTCCAGCGCCTGCTCACCGGTGTCGGGCTGGCTGACCAGGAGGGCGTCGGTGTCCACACCGATCGCGCGGGCGTACTCCGGGTCGAGCGCGTGCTCGGCGTCGATGAAGGCGGCGATGCCGCCGTTGGCCTGGGCGTTGGCCACCGCGTGCAGCGCGACCGTGGTCTTACCGGAGGACTCCGGCCCGTAGACCTCGATGACGCGGCCGCGGGGAAGGCCACCGATGCCCAGCGCGATGTCCAGCGCGATCGAGCCGGTCGGGATGACCTTGATGGCCACCTCGGGGCTGTCACCCAGCCGCATGACCGAGCCCTTGCCGAACTGCTTGTCGATCTGGGCGAGGGCCATGTCGAGGGCCTTGTCGCGGTCAAGTGTTGCTGGCATGGTGCGTCACCTTCGGTTCGCGAGAAGCGGGTCGGGACCGACGCTAGGGCGAGGCACCGACAGTTTTCGGGTTCCGGGGCGGACTGTGGAGGACCGACCGCCCTGTGGACGCCACACTAGGCCGAACAGGTGTTCGACTGCCAGGCCGACACGCCGACCCGGCCGTGGGCGTCGTCTCAGCGTTCCTTGACCGGCACGTCGAAGTCCTCGCAGATCGCGAGCCACACCTTGCGCACCGGCACTCCCGCGTCGATGGCCTCGACGGCGCTGCGGCCGCCCAGGGCCGAGAAGACGTGGTCGCGCGCCACGCTCTGGGCGCGCATGGACCCGAACTGACCGTCGAGCCGGGACCAGAACTCCTGCAGGCGCACGCCCCGACGCTAACCCGGCGACGGTCCGCGGCGCCGCCGACCGCCCTAGGCTGGGGGCATGATTCCCGGCACGGGCTCGCAGACCCTCGACGTGGTCCTGGAGATCGGCATCGTGCTCGCGCTCATCGTGACCATCGTGCTGCTGATCAGGAACTACCGGGGCCGCTGACCCGGGCCGTCGACCGCGCGACGGAGAACCACACCACAGCGAGCGGGACCAGCAGCACCGCCGAGACCGCCGCGACCAGACCGAAGCCGCCCCAGGCCAGCAGCGGCCCACCGACCACCCCGGCCAGCGCCGCGCCGAGCCCCATGAGCAGGTCGGTGCCGCCCTGCGCCGTCGGCCGGAGGTCCGCCCCGACCGACTCGGTGACCAGGCTGGATCCGGCGATCAGGCCGCAGGACCAGCCCAGGCCGAGCAGCAGCAGCCCGGCGCCGAGCTGCATCGAGTCGGCCGGCGCCGCCGTCCCGGCCACCGCCGCCGCGGCCAGGAGGAGCAGGCCACCGAGGGCGACGACGGCCGGGGCGCCGACGCGGTCGGCGAGCATCCCCACCAGGGGCGAGAAGAGGTACATGCCCGCCACGTGGACGCTGATGACCAGGCCGACGAGCCGCAGCACGGTGCCCTCGGCCCCACCGGCGTGCCCCATGTGCACCGGGGTCATCACCATGACGCCGACCATGACCGAGTGGGCGACCACCACCGCGGTGAGGCCCAGGCGCCCGCCGGGGGTGGCCCACACGACCCGCAGCGCCGCCCACGCGGCCCGGCGCGCCCGTGGCCGCCGCTCAACGCCCCCGAGCCGGCGGGCGAGCAGAAGCGGATCCGGTCGCAGCAGGAGCAGGAAGCCCACCGCGACGACGGCGAACACCACCGCCGACAGGACGAACACCCCGCCCAGCGCGGGCAGGCCGAGCGCCGTGCCCAGCCGGGCCCCCACAGGGGCCAGGTTGGGCCCGGCCACGGAGCCGATCGTGGTGGCCCACACGACCAGCGAGAGCGCCCGGCCGCGGTGCTGCGGCTCCGCGAGGTCGGCGGCGGCGTACCGGGACTGCAGGCCGCAGGCGGTGGAGGCGCCGAACAGGAACAGCCCCACCAGCAGCAGCGTGAGGGAGGAGACCGTGGCCGCGCCGACGGTGATCGCCGCCCCGGCGACGCTGATCCCGTATCCGATGCTCAGCCCGGTACGCCGGCCGGCGGAGTCGCTGATCCGGGCCAGGGGCACGGCGAGGACGGCGGCACCGAGGACGCCGGCGGTCTGACCCAGCCCCGAGGCGCTGTCGGTGCCGGCGACGTCGCGGGCGAGCAGCCCACCGGCGGTGATGCCGACGGTGACCCCCAGCCCGGCGAGCGCCACGCCGCCGCTGAGGACGCCCACCGTCCGGCGCTGCACCCGTCCGACGTCGACCCCGGCCGTGGCCTGCTGCATCGACGCCACGTGCGCTCCCGTCTCCCGGGCGGGTGGTCCCCGCGTGCCGGCGCTCCGCCGGCCAGCGAAGTGTCGTACACCGCGGGGACACTGTGGTCGTGCCCGACCACCCGTTCGCCGACCGTACGGAGGATCACGGCGCGCTGGGCCGGTTCTCCGAGCCCACCCGGGCCTGGTTCACCGGCGCGTTCGAACAGCCCACCGCCGCCCAGGACGGCGCCTGGCGGGCGATCAGCAGCGGGGAGCACGCCCTCGTCGTCGCGCCCACCGGTTCCGGCAAGACCCTCGCCGCCTTCCTCTGGTCGCTCGACCGGCTGGCCGCCACTCCCCCGGCCGACGAGCGCACCCGCTGCCGCGTCCTCTACGTCTCGCCGCTGAAGGCGCTGGCCGTCGACGTCGAGCGCAACCTGCGCGCCCCGCTGGCCGGCATCGGCCAGGCCGCTGCCCGGCTGGGGTCGGCCCGCCCGGAGATCCGCGTGGGCATCCGCTCGGGCGACACCCCGGCCGACGAGCGGCGCACCTTCGCCCGCCGCCCGCCCGACATCCTCATCACCACACCGGAGTCGCTGTTCCTCCTGCTGACCAGCGCCCCGCGGGAGGCGCTGCGCGGGGTCGAGACGGTCATCGTCGACGAGGTGCACGCGGTCACCGACTCCAAGCGCGGCGCACACCTGGCCGTCTCCCTCGACCGGCTCGACGAACTGCTCGACCGGCCCGCCCAGCGGATCGGCCTGTCGGCCACGGTCTGCCCGATCGAGGAGGTCGCCACCTTCCTGGCCGGCGGCCGGCCCGTGCAGGTGGTCGCCCCCGGGTCGACCAAGCAGTGGGACCTCTCGGTGGTCGTCCCGATCGAGGACATGAGCGAGCTGGGGCAGCCGACCGGCGAGCTGGAGGGGTCCGCGGCCGGGAGCCAGCCGCGGAACTCCATCTGGCCGGCGGTCGAGGAACGGGTGCTCGACCTGGTGCAGGCGCACCGCAGCACGATCGTCTTCGCCAACTCCCGCCGGCTGGCCGAGCGGCTGACCAGCCGGCTCAACGAGCTCGCGTACGAGCGGGCCACCGGCGAGACCGTCCCGCCGGGCACGAACGCCGCCGCACTGATGGCCCAGGCCGGCTCGGGCGGCGGCGTCCCCGAGGGGGTGCAGCCGGTGGCGGCCGCCCACCACGGGTCGGTCTCCCGCGAGCAGCGGGCGATCGTCGAGGAGGCGCTGAAGTCCGGCCGGCTGCCCGCCGTGGTCGCGACCTCCAGCCTGGAGCTCGGCATCGACATGGGCGCGGTCGACCTCGTCGTCCAGGTCGAGGCCCCACCCACGGTCGCCAGCGGCCTGCAGCGGGTCGGCCGGGCCGGGCACCAGGTGGGCGCGGTCAGCCGCGGGGTGCTCTTCCCGAAGTACCGCGGCGACCTGGTCCAGTGCGCGCTGGTCGCCGAGCGGATGAAGGCCGGCGCCATCGAGTCCATCCGCTACCTGCGCAACCCGCTCGACGTGCTCGCCCAGCAGATCGTCGCGATCGTCTCCGAGCGCCCGCGCACCGTGGACGAGGTCGGTGCGCTGGTGCGGCGGTCGGCGACGTTCTCCTCGCTGCCCGAATCGGCGCTGCACGCCGTCCTCGACATGCTGGCCGGGCGCTACCCCTCCGACGCGTTCGCCGAGCTGCGCCCGCGGCTGACCTGGGACCGGGTCACCGACACCCTGACCGCCCGCGCCGGCGCGCAGCGGCTGGCGGTCACCAGCGGCGGCACCATCCCCGACCGCGGGCTGTTCGGCGTCTTCATCGTCGGCGCCGAGGGCACCGGCGGGCGGCGGGTCGGCGAGCTCGACGAGGAGATGGTCTACGAGTCGCGGACGGGCGACGTCTTCCTGCTCGGCTCCTCATCCTGGCGGATCGAGGAGATCACCCACGACCGGGTGCTGGTCACCCCGGCGCCGGGCCAGCCGGGGAAGATGCCGTTCTGGCACGGCGACGCCCCCGGCCGGCCGCTCGAGCTCGGCCGGGCGCTGGGCGCCTTCCTCCGCGAGGTGGGCTCCGCGACGCCGGAGGCCGGCCTGGAGCGCGCCCGCGCCGCCGGCCTGGACGAGTGGGGCGCGGCCAACCTCGCCGCCTACCTGGCCGAGCAGAAGGCGGCCACCGGCCACCTCCCCGACGACCGCACGCTGCTGGTCGAGCGCTTCCGCGACGAGCTCGGCGACTGGCGGCTGGTGGTCCACTCCCCCTTCGGCGCGCAGGTCAACGCGCCCTGGGCGCTGGTGCTCGCCGCCCGGCTGCGCGAGCGCCACGGCGTCGACGTCTCGGCCATGCACTCCGACGACGGCATCGTGCTGCGGCTGCCCGACACCACCGGCGAGCCGCCCGAGGCCGACCTCGCCGTCCTCGACCCCGACGACGTCGAGCGCGAGGTGACGACGGAGGTCGGCAGCTCCGCGCTGTTCGCCAGCCGGTTCCGCGAGTGCGCGGCCCGCGCGCTGCTGCTCCCCCGGCGCGATCCCCGCCGCCGCACCCCGCTGTGGCAGCAGCGCCAGCGGGCCGCCCAGCTGCTGTCGGTCGCGAGCGAGTTCTCCTCGTTCCCCGTCACGCTCGAGGCCGCCCGCGAGGTGCTGCAGGACGTCTACGACGTGCCGGGCCTGATCGAGCTGATGCGGGACGTCCGCGCCCGCCGGGTGCGCCTGGTGGACGTGCAGACCGAGACGGCGTCGCCGTTCGCGCAGTCGCTGCTGTTCGGCTACGTCGGGCAGTTCCTCTACGAGGGCGACGCCCCGCTGGCCGAGCGGCGGGCGCAGGCGCTGGCCCTCGACACCGGGCTCCTGGCCGAGCTGCTCGGGCGGTCCGAGCTGCGGGAGCTGCTCGACGCCGACGCGATGACCGAGATCGAGGCGGAGCTGCAGCGGCTGCCCGAGCAACGCCATCCACGGGACGTCGACGGCGCCGGCGACCTGCTGCGCGTCGTCGGCGACCTCACCGCCGCCGAGGCCGCCCGGCGCGGGGTCGCGCAGCCGTGGCTCGACCAGCTGGTCGCCGCCCGGCGTGCGCTGGTCGTGCGCATCGCCGGCGAGGAGCGGTACGTCGCCATCGAGGACGCCGGCCGGCTGCGCGACGCACTCGGCACGGCGCTGCCGGTGGGGGTGCCGGAGGTCTTCACCGAGCCCGTGGCCGACCCGCTGGGCGACCTGGTCGGCCGGTACGCCCGCACCCACGGCCCGTTCCAGCCCGCGGAGGCCGCCACCCGGCTGGGGCTGGGCGTCGCGGTCGTCACCGCGACGGTGCAGCGCCTCACCGCGATCGGCCGGCTGGTCAGCGGCGAGTTCCGCCCCGGTGGCAGCGGCCAGGAGTGGTGCGACGCCGACGTGCTGCGCTCGATCCGGCGTCGGAGCCTGGCGAAGCTGCGCCAGGAGGTCGAGCCGGTCCCGATCGGCACGCTGGCCCGGTTCACGCCCTCCTGGCAGTCGGTCGGCAGCCGGCTGCGCGGGGCCGACGGCGTCCTCGCCGTCGTCGAGCAGCTGGCCGGTGCGCTGGTGCCCGCCAGCGCGCTGGAGTCCCTGGTGCTGCCGGCCCGGGTCCGCGACTACTCGCCCGCGATGCTCGACGAGCTGACCAGCGCCGGGGAGGTGCTGTGGGCCGGCGCCGGCGGCCTGCCCGGCGGGGACGGCTGGCTCAGCCTGGTGCCCGCCGACCTGGCCCCGCTGCTGCTGCCCGAGCAACTGGAGATCGCCGGCGAGGGTCAGCCGCTGCTTGACCTGCTCGCCGGTGGGCAGGCCATGTTCTTCCGCGGGCTCTCCGACGCCGTCGGCGCCACCGACGACGCCGCGCTGGCCGACCTCGTGTGGGACCTGGTGTGGGCGGGCGCTCTCACCAACGACACCCTCGCCCCGCTGCGCACCCGCCTGGGCGGGGGTGGCACGCACAAGCGGGCCGCCGCGCCGCGGATGACCCGAAGCCGGTACGGGCGCCCGCGCGTGGGCCGGGCCGCCATGCCCACCCGCACCGGGCCGCTCACCGTCGCCGGGCGCTGGTCGCGGTTGCCCGGCCGGGAGGCCAACGCCACCCGGCGCGGCACCGCCCGCGCCGAGGCGCTGCTGGAGCGGCACGGGGTCCTGACCCGCGGGGCGGTGCAGGCCGAGCAGGTCACCGGCGGCTTCTCCGCCGTCTACCCGGTGCTGCGCGCGTTCGAGGAGAACGGGCGGGCGCGGCGCGGCTACTTCGTCGAGACCCTCGGCGCGGCGCAGTTCGGCACCCCGGGCTCGGTCGACCGGCTGCGCAGCTTCGCCTCCCCCGACCGGGTGCCGGCGGGCGCGGTCGTCCTCGCGGCGACCGATCCGGCCAACGTCTACGGCGCCGCCCTGCCGTGGCCGGAGCGCACGGTGGCGGCCGACGGCGATGCGGTCGATCTCGGCGAGGGCACCGGCAGCGCGCGGAAGGCGGCCGGGCACCGCGCGGGCCGCAAGGCCGGCGCGCTCGTCGTCCTGGTCGACGGCGAGCTCGTCCTCTACGTGGAGCGCGGCGGGAAGACCCTGCTGTCCTGGACCGAGGACGAGCAACTGCTCAAGGAGGCGGCGACCGCGCTGTCGGGCGCGGTCTCCGCGGGGGCGCTGGGCCGGATGGTGGTGCAGAAGGCCGACGGCGCGTCGGTGCACGAGTCGACACCGCTGTCGGAGGCGTTGCAGGCCGCCGGGTTCACCGCCACCCCGCGTGGCCTGCGGCTGCGCGGTTGAGCGCCCGCGCACAGCGCTCCGCCGGTCAGTCCCGGGAGGGGTGCAGCCAGCGGGCGAACAGCCGCGTGAGCGTCGGCATGACCACGTGGCCGAGCAGCAGCACGACGACGCAGGCCGACAGCAGCAACCGCAGCCCGACCGGCCACCCCGACAGGTGCGGCGCCACGAGCAGCTGGAACAGCGAGGTGATCGCGAGGACGGCGGCGATGGTCAGCACCGTCGAACGCCAGCGCGGGCCGGGCTTCCCCGGACGGGTGAAGAAGCTGTCGAGCCCCGAGACGCGCGCGTAGCGCTCCTCGTCGACCATCTCCTCGAGCTGCGCCAGCGCCCGGGAGCGCTCCGTCGACCGCTCCCAGCGGGCCAGCGAGTCGGCGTCGCTGAAGCGGTAGACCAGGTGGTACTCGGCGCTTCCGGGGCCGGGACGCAGGAGGGTGGCGCCGAGGTTGCCGGGGAACCGGGCAGCGACCTGCAGGACGTCGGCCGCCCACTGCTCGAACGCGGCCCGCCGATCGGCGCGGACGACGCGGGCCACCGTCACGGTGACCGGTTCGGAAGTCGGCTCGACCGTGACGCTCTGGCCGGCCAGCCGGGCACGGATCCGATCGGTCACCTGCACGTCCGGTGCAGCACGTCGAGGCCCGGGCAGCTTCCCGCCTGTCGGTGGTCTCACACCATCGGAGCAGGGCCGGCCGCCGGCGGGGATCATGGGGGCCGTGCCCGAGGGAGACACCGTCTGGCTGGCGGCCGAACGCATGCGGACGGCGCTGGCCGGGGCGACGCTGCGCCGAGGCGAGTTCCGGCTGCCCCAGCTCGCCGCGCTGGACCTGACCGGCGCCACGGTCACCGAGGTGGTCCCCCGCGGCAAGCACCTGCTGGTCCGCCTCGCCGACGGGCACACGCTGCGCACCCACTTCCGGATGGACGGCAGCTGGCACATCTACCGGCCCGGGACCCGCTGGCGCGGTGGGGCCGCCCACGACGTCCGGATCGTCCTGGCCACCGACGAGTGGGAGTGCGTCGGCTACCGGCTGCACGACGTCGAGTTCGTGCCGACGTCGGAGGAGGAGCGGCTCGTCGGTCACCTGGGTCCGGACGTCCTCGGACCGGACTGGGACCTCGACGAGGCGCTGCGGCGGCTGCGCGCGCAGCCGGACGAGCAGGTGGGGGTGGCGATCCTCGACCAGCGGAATCTCGCGGGGATCGGCAATCTCTACAAGGTCGAGTCGCTCTTCCTGGCCGGGGTGCACCCCTGGGCGCGCGTGGCCGACGTCGACGACCGGCTGCAGCCCCTCGTGGAGCGGGCACGCACCCTCATGCTGGCCAACCGCCACCACCCCGAGCAGAGCACCACCGGCGATCTGCGCCGCGGCCACGACCACTGGGTCGCCGGCCGGAAGGGACGCCCGTGCCGGCGTTGCGGGACGGCGATCCTGCTCGGCGAGCAGGGCCCACCGACGCAGGAGCGGGTCACCTGGTGGTGCCCGCGCTGCCAGGCGGCCCGCTCCCCCATCGACCCGCAGGCCCGCACCGGGGAGCCGGGCCGCCCGCAGCCGGTGACCCTCTACCGGTAGCGGTCAGGCCTGCTCGGGCCGCTCGGCCGGCTGCGCCTGTGGCTGCTCCGCGCCCTCGGGCTGCGGCGCGCCCTGCTCGATCGCACCCGCGGCGGTCGTGCCCTCGACGGCCGGTGCGCCACCGCCCATCGAGGCGCGGATCTGGTCCAGGCGCGAGGCGCCGGCGACGTCGAGCGTAGCCTTCTGCACCTCGAGCATCCGCCCCTCCACGGAGCTCTGCGCCAGCTCCGCCTGACCCAGCGCGTTGGCGTAGCGGGCCTCGATCTTGTCCCGCACCTCGCCCAGCGAGGGCGTGTTGCCCGGCGCGGAGAGCTCGTTGACCTGCTTCATCGAGGCGGCGACGTGCTCCTGCATCTTGGCCTGCTCGAGCTGGCTCATCAGCTTGGTGCGCTCGGCGAGGGTCGTCTGCAGCCGCATCCGCGACTGCTCCACCGCGCCGCGCGCCTGCTCGGCGGCCTGCAGGGCCTCGTCGTGGCTGCGCTTGAGGTCCTCCATCGACTGCTCGGCGGCCACGAGCTGGGTGGCGAACGCCTGCGCGGCCTGCTCGTACTCGGTGGCCTTGGCCGCGTCCCCCTTGCCCCGCGTCTGGTCGGCCAGCATGAGTGCCTGACGGGCGGAGGCCTGCAGCTTCTCGACCTCGCCCATCTGCCGGCTCAGCCGCATCTCCAGCTGCCGCTGGTTGCCCAGCACCGCGGCGGCCTGGTTGGCCAGCGACTGGTGCCGCGTCTGCTCGGCCTCGATCGCCTGTGCGATCTGGATCTTGGGATCGGCCCGCTGGTCGATCTGGGCGTTGGCCGATGCGGTGAGGTACTTCCACAGCTTCACGAACGGATTGGGCATGGGGTCCTCCTGCTCCGGCGTGGCCGCCGGCCCGGTGATGCTCGTCGGAGCCATCGTCCCAGGTGATCACCGTCCGGAGCCAACGCGGGCCGCGCGGCCCGCGGCTAGGGTTCCCCGCGTGCCGCCCGCCAACCCCGTCCTCTGCGTCCTCGGCGAGCTGGTCGTCGACCTCCTGCCGGTGCCCGAGGCCGGCGCAGGCCCCGAGGGGACGGCGCCGCAGTACGTCGCCCGCCCCGGGGGCAACGCCCTGAACGTCGCCGTGGCCGCCGGTCGGCTGGGCGCGCCGGTCCACCTGCTCGCCCGCCTGGGCACCGGGCCGCTGGCCCCCCACCTGCGCCGGCACGCCGAGCTCGCCGGCGTGGACACCACCGGCTTCGTGGCGGCCGCCGAGCCGGTCAGCCTCGCCGTCGTCGGCCTGGACGCCGACGGCTCGCCCCAGTACGGCTTCCACGTCCTGGGCGCCGCGGACTGGCAGTGGACCGACGACGAGCTGGCCGCTGCCCTGCCCGCCGCGGTGGGCGCCCTGCACGTCGGCTCCATCTCCAGCTGGACCGAGCCGGGCAGCGCCGCCATCGCCCACCTCGTGGCGCGGCTCTCCGGCACCGCGCTCATCAGCGTCGACCCAAACATCCGCCCGATGCTGGCCGACGGGCCCGTCGGGGCCTCCCTCGGCAACGACCGCGCGGGGGTCACCCGGCGCCTGGTCGAGCTGGTCGCGCACGCCGACCTGGTCAAGCTCAGCGCCGAGGACCTCGCCTGGCTCGAACCGGAGACCACCGACCTGGACGAGGCCGCCCGCCGCTGGGCCGCGCGCGGGCCCGCGCTGGTCGTGCTCACCGACGGCGGTGCGCCGCTGCGGATCGCCCGTCCCGGCCGGCCGGTGCTGCACCGGGAGAGCCCGCGGGTCGACGTCGTCGACACCGTGGGCGCCGGTGACTCGCTCGCCGCGGGTCTGCTGACCGGGCTGCTCGACGCCGGCATCACCACCCGGGCGTCGCTGGAGGCCGCATCGGACGAGGAGCTGCTGGCCCTGGCCGACGACGCGGCCCTCGTCGCGGCGCTGAACTGCACGCGGGTCGGCGCCGATCCGCCGACCCGGGACGAGCTCGCCGCCGCCCGGGAACGCCGGTGAGCGACGGGCTCCGGCTGGTCGGCTTCGAGGAGCTCTCGGCCGGTGCGCTGCGCGGCCGGCTGCTCGCCCGCCGGGCGGAGTTCTGGGCCGGCTCCCCGCTCGCCGACGACGACGTGCTGGCCCTGCACGACCCGGTGTTCTTCCACCAGCTCGGCGGGTTCGGCGCCCTCGCGCTCACGCCGGACGACGAGGACGCCGGTTACCTGCTCGGGGTGGTCAGCGCCGACCGGCTCGCCGTGGTGCAGGCCGTCGCGGTGCGCCCGGACCGGCGTGGCGCCGGCGTCGCGACCCAGCTGCTCGAGCGCTTCGCCGGCCTGGCCGCCGGGGTGGGCGCGCGGGTGGTCCAGGCGGTGGCCCGCCCCGATGACGCGGCCGCCGCCGCGCTGGCCGCGCGCCTCGGGGCGCACGCCGCCCCCTCACCCGGGCACGCCGGGCCGGGCGCCGACCGGGTCGTCTTCACGCGGGGCCTGCCGCTGCGCTGACCGGCCGGGCTCCCGGAGCCAGGGCGGCGGCCAGCAGCTCGGCCTGGCGACGGCGCGCGGTCGTGCGACCGGGCTGCAGGACCAACCCGAGCAGCCAGCGAGCGGTCAGCTCCGCGCCGTCCTCGTCGAGGTCGAGGACGTCCGCCAGCCGGCCGGTCGCTCCCGCCCAGCGGTCGGGGTCCAGGGTCAGCCGCCCGGGCTCGTCCTCGGCCAGCCGCCGCAGCACCGGATGGGTGGCCAGCTCGTCGGCGAGCGCGGCCAGGGCATCCGCCCGGGGACGGTCCCCGGCGAGGCCGATCAGCCGCTCGGTCTCGGCGACCAGCAGCGCCCACGCGACGTCGTCCTTGGTGCGGAAGTAGTTGTACAGCGTCCCCTTGGCGACGCCGGCCTCGGCGGCGATCGAGGCCATCGTGCTGCGCCGCAGCCCCTGCGCCGCGAACGCGCGGGCGGCAGCCCCCACCAGCTCGGCACGGGTGCGGTTCACGGCTCGACGCGGGCCGGGGACCTCAGGCGGCGAGCGAGACCGCGTCGCTGCGCCGGGACCCGCGCTCCTGCTGCCCGGCGCCCACGAGGGCCAGGGCCGGCTCCGCGGCCGCGTCGGTCTGGGCGGCCGCCGCGGCGCTCTCCAGCGCCGGCGCCTCGCCGGTGGCGCCGAGCGGGCGGACGCCGGCGGTCGCACCACGCAGTTCGAGGCTCACCTCGGCGAGCAGGTCGGCCAGCTCCACCTCGAGGGCGTCGCAGATGGAGGCCAGCAGCTCGGAGGAGGCCTCCTTCTGCCCGCGCTCGACCTCGGAGAGGTAACCGAGGCTGACCCGGGCGGCACCGGAGACGTCGCGCAACGTGCGGTGCTGACGCAGCCGGTGGCCGCGCAGGGTGTTCCCGAGCTGGGTCCGCAGCAGCGTCATGGCCGTCTCCTGTCCTGCGAGCGGGGAAGCGGCGGTGCCGTCCGGCACCGTGCGCTCACGGTACGCGGCGAGTGCGCCGCCAGCCCGCCGACGGGCCCGAGTCCGCTCATGGCGTAACGCAGGCAGCGGGGCCGGCGTTCCCGTGACCGGTGGTCCCGAGCCCGGACCGCCGGAGCCCGAGCAACCCGTCCCGCTCCACCATCGCCGGGATCAGGCGGCGGTGTCGGTGCGGGTGCCGGTGCTCGGCCCGGCCGTGCGGCGGGCCGCGGCGGCTCGCATGGCGCGGGCGCTGGTCTGCCGGAGCGTG is from Blastococcus sp. HT6-4 and encodes:
- the recA gene encoding recombinase RecA, with protein sequence MPATLDRDKALDMALAQIDKQFGKGSVMRLGDSPEVAIKVIPTGSIALDIALGIGGLPRGRVIEVYGPESSGKTTVALHAVANAQANGGIAAFIDAEHALDPEYARAIGVDTDALLVSQPDTGEQALEIADMLIRSGALDIIVIDSVAALVPRAEIEGEMGDSHVGLQARLMSQALRKITGALSNSGTTAIFINQLREKVGVVYGSPEVTTGGRALKFYSSVRLDVRRIETLKQGTDAIGSRTRIKVVKNKVAAPFKQAELDILWGQGFSREGGIVDAGVEQGIVKKSGAWYTYEGDQLGQGKENVRNFLKDNPDLADEIEKKVKEKLGIGPTLDAPAPVDAPDF
- a CDS encoding DUF3046 domain-containing protein; the protein is MRLQEFWSRLDGQFGSMRAQSVARDHVFSALGGRSAVEAIDAGVPVRKVWLAICEDFDVPVKER
- a CDS encoding MFS transporter; this encodes MQQATAGVDVGRVQRRTVGVLSGGVALAGLGVTVGITAGGLLARDVAGTDSASGLGQTAGVLGAAVLAVPLARISDSAGRRTGLSIGYGISVAGAAITVGAATVSSLTLLLVGLFLFGASTACGLQSRYAAADLAEPQHRGRALSLVVWATTIGSVAGPNLAPVGARLGTALGLPALGGVFVLSAVVFAVVAVGFLLLLRPDPLLLARRLGGVERRPRARRAAWAALRVVWATPGGRLGLTAVVVAHSVMVGVMVMTPVHMGHAGGAEGTVLRLVGLVISVHVAGMYLFSPLVGMLADRVGAPAVVALGGLLLLAAAAVAGTAAPADSMQLGAGLLLLGLGWSCGLIAGSSLVTESVGADLRPTAQGGTDLLMGLGAALAGVVGGPLLAWGGFGLVAAVSAVLLVPLAVVWFSVARSTARVSGPGSS
- a CDS encoding ATP-dependent helicase, translated to MPDHPFADRTEDHGALGRFSEPTRAWFTGAFEQPTAAQDGAWRAISSGEHALVVAPTGSGKTLAAFLWSLDRLAATPPADERTRCRVLYVSPLKALAVDVERNLRAPLAGIGQAAARLGSARPEIRVGIRSGDTPADERRTFARRPPDILITTPESLFLLLTSAPREALRGVETVIVDEVHAVTDSKRGAHLAVSLDRLDELLDRPAQRIGLSATVCPIEEVATFLAGGRPVQVVAPGSTKQWDLSVVVPIEDMSELGQPTGELEGSAAGSQPRNSIWPAVEERVLDLVQAHRSTIVFANSRRLAERLTSRLNELAYERATGETVPPGTNAAALMAQAGSGGGVPEGVQPVAAAHHGSVSREQRAIVEEALKSGRLPAVVATSSLELGIDMGAVDLVVQVEAPPTVASGLQRVGRAGHQVGAVSRGVLFPKYRGDLVQCALVAERMKAGAIESIRYLRNPLDVLAQQIVAIVSERPRTVDEVGALVRRSATFSSLPESALHAVLDMLAGRYPSDAFAELRPRLTWDRVTDTLTARAGAQRLAVTSGGTIPDRGLFGVFIVGAEGTGGRRVGELDEEMVYESRTGDVFLLGSSSWRIEEITHDRVLVTPAPGQPGKMPFWHGDAPGRPLELGRALGAFLREVGSATPEAGLERARAAGLDEWGAANLAAYLAEQKAATGHLPDDRTLLVERFRDELGDWRLVVHSPFGAQVNAPWALVLAARLRERHGVDVSAMHSDDGIVLRLPDTTGEPPEADLAVLDPDDVEREVTTEVGSSALFASRFRECAARALLLPRRDPRRRTPLWQQRQRAAQLLSVASEFSSFPVTLEAAREVLQDVYDVPGLIELMRDVRARRVRLVDVQTETASPFAQSLLFGYVGQFLYEGDAPLAERRAQALALDTGLLAELLGRSELRELLDADAMTEIEAELQRLPEQRHPRDVDGAGDLLRVVGDLTAAEAARRGVAQPWLDQLVAARRALVVRIAGEERYVAIEDAGRLRDALGTALPVGVPEVFTEPVADPLGDLVGRYARTHGPFQPAEAATRLGLGVAVVTATVQRLTAIGRLVSGEFRPGGSGQEWCDADVLRSIRRRSLAKLRQEVEPVPIGTLARFTPSWQSVGSRLRGADGVLAVVEQLAGALVPASALESLVLPARVRDYSPAMLDELTSAGEVLWAGAGGLPGGDGWLSLVPADLAPLLLPEQLEIAGEGQPLLDLLAGGQAMFFRGLSDAVGATDDAALADLVWDLVWAGALTNDTLAPLRTRLGGGGTHKRAAAPRMTRSRYGRPRVGRAAMPTRTGPLTVAGRWSRLPGREANATRRGTARAEALLERHGVLTRGAVQAEQVTGGFSAVYPVLRAFEENGRARRGYFVETLGAAQFGTPGSVDRLRSFASPDRVPAGAVVLAATDPANVYGAALPWPERTVAADGDAVDLGEGTGSARKAAGHRAGRKAGALVVLVDGELVLYVERGGKTLLSWTEDEQLLKEAATALSGAVSAGALGRMVVQKADGASVHESTPLSEALQAAGFTATPRGLRLRG
- a CDS encoding antibiotic biosynthesis monooxygenase, with the protein product MTDRIRARLAGQSVTVEPTSEPVTVTVARVVRADRRAAFEQWAADVLQVAARFPGNLGATLLRPGPGSAEYHLVYRFSDADSLARWERSTERSRALAQLEEMVDEERYARVSGLDSFFTRPGKPGPRWRSTVLTIAAVLAITSLFQLLVAPHLSGWPVGLRLLLSACVVVLLLGHVVMPTLTRLFARWLHPSRD
- a CDS encoding DNA-formamidopyrimidine glycosylase family protein yields the protein MPEGDTVWLAAERMRTALAGATLRRGEFRLPQLAALDLTGATVTEVVPRGKHLLVRLADGHTLRTHFRMDGSWHIYRPGTRWRGGAAHDVRIVLATDEWECVGYRLHDVEFVPTSEEERLVGHLGPDVLGPDWDLDEALRRLRAQPDEQVGVAILDQRNLAGIGNLYKVESLFLAGVHPWARVADVDDRLQPLVERARTLMLANRHHPEQSTTGDLRRGHDHWVAGRKGRPCRRCGTAILLGEQGPPTQERVTWWCPRCQAARSPIDPQARTGEPGRPQPVTLYR
- a CDS encoding PspA/IM30 family protein gives rise to the protein MPNPFVKLWKYLTASANAQIDQRADPKIQIAQAIEAEQTRHQSLANQAAAVLGNQRQLEMRLSRQMGEVEKLQASARQALMLADQTRGKGDAAKATEYEQAAQAFATQLVAAEQSMEDLKRSHDEALQAAEQARGAVEQSRMRLQTTLAERTKLMSQLEQAKMQEHVAASMKQVNELSAPGNTPSLGEVRDKIEARYANALGQAELAQSSVEGRMLEVQKATLDVAGASRLDQIRASMGGGAPAVEGTTAAGAIEQGAPQPEGAEQPQAQPAERPEQA